In a genomic window of Helianthus annuus cultivar XRQ/B chromosome 10, HanXRQr2.0-SUNRISE, whole genome shotgun sequence:
- the LOC110881991 gene encoding uncharacterized protein LOC110881991, whose product MPRRGMFSTNNVSVIDGLFEISKPVELDATWGYRGDYSAAKKDIPANPSSSNVENKGATIQDEGFWDPTKKDSKSSYADKLQSKNRIKREVNFRFMQPAEIRDDADIVIPKEVVQQVQDKFENVLYGYFLGNRLPFPVVEYYAKNVWSKFGFSKLMMNSSGFFFFKFEEKEGMMKVLEGGPWLIRKIPLFLNVWSPKVSLKKDGIKTLPLWVKMHNVPIAVYSDDGLSLLASKLGVPKRLDSYIADMCAENWGRSSYARAMIEVNAETELKDYISIAIPKMDEEGYIMERIKVEYEWRPLRCATCCLFGHDENTCSKVDKGKAKQVSVDEEGFVTDRRRVARQTFPQKKQ is encoded by the coding sequence ATGCCGAGACGTGGTATGTTCTCTACTAATAATGTGTCGGTGATTGATGGTTTGTTTGAGATTTCAAAACCTGTGGAATTGGATGCTACGTGGGGATATAGAGGTGACTATTCGGCAGCCAAGAAGGACATCCCTGCAAACCCTAGTTCGAGTAATGTGGAAAATAAGGGTGCTACGATTCAGGATGAGGGTTTTTGGGATCCTACTAAAAAAGATAGCAAGAGTTCGTATGCTGACAAACTTCAGTCCAAGAATCGGATCAAAAGGGAGGTTAACTTTAGATTTATGCAACCGGCTGAGATAAGAGATGATGCTGACATTGTTATTCCTAAAGAGGTGGTCCAACAGGTCCAGGATAAATTTGAGAACGttttatatggttattttctAGGGAATAGACTGCCTTTCCCGGTGGTAGAATATTATGCCAAAAACGTTTGGTCGAAGTTTGGTTTTTCGAAGCTAATGATGAACTCATCgggtttctttttcttcaagtttgagGAGAAGGAGGGTATGATGAAAGTGCTGGAAGGAGGTCCGTGGTTGATAAGGAAAATTCCTTTATTTCTTAATGTATGGTCGCCGAAGGTTAGCTTAAAAAAAGATGGCATTAAAACGCTTCCTCTTTGGGTCAAAATGCATAATGTTCCGATTGCAGTTTATTCGGATGATGGCTTAAGCTTGTTGGCTTCTAAGTTGGGAGTGCCTAAAAGATTGGATTCATACATAGCGGATATGTGTGCAGAGAATTGGGGTAGGAGTAGTTATGCCCGTGCTATGATAGAGGTAAATGCTGAAACTGAGCTCAAAGATTATATATCTATTGCGATCCCTAAGATGGATGAGGAGGGCTATATTATGGAACGAATTAAAGTTGAATATGAATGGAGGCCACTTCGGTGTGCAACATGTTGTTTGTTTGGCCATGATGAGAATACATGTAGTAAGGTTGACAAAGGGAAGGCAAAACAGGTTTCGGTAGATGAGGAAGGGTTCGTAACTGATAGAAGACGGGTAGCTAGACAAACATTTCCCCAAAAGAAACAATAG
- the LOC110881989 gene encoding uncharacterized protein LOC110881989: MDVRSKTGDATASVLHDCGKPPDPLNNFANKPTDLDGSDYLNETVGEEMPTPGTAPIRGIGLRVTNIEGNPLLPRRGMFSTSNVSVLDGLMSISKPVENLFAAGASSSTTSKDDNAGQCHETLSFANVVQRNKADVKVNFRSLETSEKQDGCDVVLSRESVKVVHDKLANTLYGYFLGDRVAFPVVDYFVRNNWKRYGLQKSMMNANGFFFFKFADQAGMQKVLTEGPWIIRSQPLFLEVWSPSLKLEKKEVKKVQVWVKFHEVPLAAYTEDGLSLIATTIGVPKALDSFTTSMCVDGWGRSSYARALVEISADSELKEELTIAVPCLDGDGFVKEKVYVEYEWCPHRCGRCCVFGHTHENCPLQAPSVSKDKKQQHKGPGYDRKMKQPVQDPGPSKRQSTVDDDGYTTVLGKKAAKKVGFNVNKPKPKFEYRPVSTNRKDNGKSKSESTNVVSRNPFDALNEVNEEQGHSSKSAGDGNDPSANEEPDGGRPDPAQVNLDDDELVDDFYEADGYEMDGFLRQGTINTKKGASTPSSSVLNANYYISRRDLWKQLSLHKNFVCNEPWVILGDFNSALNLEDKSMGCSSVSLSMKEFQECVDEIEMVDIKRTGIHFTWNQKPKKGIGLMKKIDRVMGNPHFIEKFPSAFADFHPSRLSDHCSCVVSVPDMENRKHRPFKFANFLAYKPDFLPIVEKGWGMSIDGVYQFSVVKKLRLLKSPLRALLYHQGNLHKKVEELRVKLDRIQCDMDKDPSSLTLREEEAITRSDFQTALLDEERFLKQKSKVDWLAAGDMNTAFFHSTLKNRVHYSRIEVIRDVRGNVYTDEMVSGAFVDHYEHFLGCPGNPTISPTPDLFSKKLERDVARHMVRPVTPDEVKRAMFSMGSDKAPGPDGFTAGFFKNAWPIVGDEVSKAVIDFFATGKLLRELNHTLIVLIPKTSSPSVVTDYRPIACCNVLYKCISKIVADRIKGVLNDIVSVNQSAFVPGRKISDNILLTQELMHNYHRNIGPPKCAFKVDIQKAYDTVDWAFLKNILVGFGFHSSMVHWIMVCVSTTTFSVCINGDVHGFFKGKRGLRQGDPISPYLFTLVMEILTAILQQTVRIDSSFKFHNRCERQQIINLCFADDLFIFARGEIASARCIMKALNSFSKMSGLAPNVQKSTVFFSNVPSFVKTAILNIMPFIEGSLPVRYLGVPLISSKLLYKDCQVLVEKLEKRIMHWRNKLLSFAGRLQLITSVLSSLHVYWSSVFILPARVVSSLEALMRNFLWSHDSSFQRGRAKVSWNTVCVPKYEGGLGIRRIGDVNKALISAHIWSILSKRESLWVDWVHSYRLRGKSFWACNTPSSCCWSWRKIIQLRPEMRSFVWAEIGNGLSTSAWFDSWSNIGPLFQFFTPRQIANAGFSLDAKVADLWLNSSWGWPIEWRHRLPALNQIDTRSIQPAKEDKFLWRQGDHLHEFSTARAWDSFRHREVEVEWCRIVWFSQCIPRHAFLMWLIMRRKLLTQDKILSWDISRRKNMNMMCCLLCYANHDSHNHLFFECKFSDQVWHKVRHKAGMESVASKWDDIVNWLVTRSRSKSAGSYVARLLVAATAYLIWQERNARLFKNELRPPEAIIDLIFQQVRYKLMGAKLKNCENVRRLLGEWGIIGVNLHEDGG, encoded by the exons ATGGATGTTCGTTCCAAGACTGGTGACGCTACTGCTAGTGTCTTGCATGACTGCGGGAAACCGCCTGACCCGCTGAACAATTTTGCTAATAAACCGACCGACCTAGATGGATCTGATTACTTGAATGAAACGGTGGGTGAGGAGATGCCTACACCGGGTACAGCACCAATTCGTGGGATCGGGTTACGAGTTACTAACATTGAAGGCAACCCTCTACTTCCGAGAAGAGGTATGTTTTCTACGTCGAATGTATCGGTTTTGGATGGGTTGATGAGTATTTCTAAACCTGTGGAAAACTTATTTGCTGCTGGAGCATCTTCGTCGACGACTAGCAAGGATGATAATGCTGGTCAGTGCCATGAGACTCTTTCGTTTGCTAATGTGGTCCAAAGGAATAAGGCGGATGTTAAAGTGAATTTTCGTTCCTTAGAGACGAGTGAGAAACAGGATGGGTGTGATGTGGTCCTTTCTAGGGAATCGGTCAAAGTTGTGCATGATAAGCTTGCTAACACGCTATATGGGTATTTCTTGGGGGACCGGGTTGCTTTTCCCGTGGTGGACTACTTTGTCAGAAATAATTGGAAGCGGTATGGACTGCAGAAGTCAATGATGAATGCCAAcggctttttcttcttcaaatttgcTGATCAAGCAGGTATGCAAAAGGTTCTTACTGAGGGGCCATGGATTATTCGTTCACAGCCGTTATTTTTAGAAGTGTGGTCGCCATCGTTAAAGCTTGAGAAAAAAGAAGTGAAAAAGGTTCAGGTTTGGGTAAAATTCCATGAGGTTCCTCTAGCGGCGTATACGGAGGATGGTTTAAGTCTAATTGCTACAACTATTGGTGTGCCAAAGGCTTTGGATTCGTTCACCACGTCTATGTGCGTTGATGGTTGGGGGAGAAGCAGCTATGCTCGGGCTCTGGTAGAAATTTCAGCAGATTCTGAACTGAAAGAAGAGTTAACGATTGCGGTTCCTTGTCTTGATGGGGATGGGTTTGTAAAGGAGAAGGTCTACGTTGAATATGAATGGTGTCCTCATAGGTGTGGCCGATGCTGTGTTTTCGGGCACACCCATGAAAATTGTCCTCTGCAGGCTCCTAGCGTGTCAAAAGATAAAAAACAACAACATAAGGGTCCGGGTTAtgatagaaagatgaagcagcCGGTTCAGGATCCTGGTCCGTCAAAGAGGCAATCTACTGTGGATGACGATGGGTATACTACTGTGCTAGGAAAGAAGGCAGCGAAAAAAGTGGGTTTTAATGTCAATAAACCGAAGCCAAAATTTGAATATCGCCCAGTTTCTACTAATCGGAAAGATAACGGGAAGTCTAAATCGGAATCAACTAATGTGGTGTCTCGAAATCCTTTTGATGCTTTGAATGAAGTGAATGAGGAACAAGGCCATAGTAGTAAATCGGCTGGAGATGGTAATGACCCAAGTGCTAATGAGGAACCGGATGGGGGTAGGCCAGATCCGGCCCAAGTAAATCTGGATGATGATGAGCTTGTTGATGATTTTTACGAAGCGGATGGCTATGAAATGGATGGTTTTTTGAGGCAAGGAACTATTAACACTaaaaaaggggcaagcactccttcttcATCGGTGCTCAATG CAAACTACTATATTAGTCGGAGGGATTTGTGGAAACAGCTTTCTTTGCATAAGAATTTTGTTTGTAATGAACCTTGGGTCATTCTAGGTGATTTTAATTCGGCGTTGAATCTTGAGGATAAATCTATGGGTTGTTCCTCGGTGTCCCTGAGCATGAAAGAATTTCAAGAGTGTGTGGATGAAATTGAGATGGTAGATATAAAACGCACTGGTATCCATTTCACGTGGAATCAGAAACCAAAGAAAGGGATTGGGCTAATGAAAAAGATAGACAGAGTTATGGGAAATCCTCATTTTATAGAAAAGTTTCCGAGTGCTTTTGCTGATTTTCATCCTTCTCGGTTATCGGATCACTGCTCGTGTGTGGTTAGCGTCCCGGATATGGAAAATAGAAAACACCGGCCTTTTAAATTTGCTAATTTTCTGGCGTATAAACCTGATTTTTTGCCGATTGTGGAGAAGGGGTGGGGTATGTCCATTGATGGAGTGTATCAATTTTCGGTTGTTAAAAAGCTTCGTCTGTTGAAATCTCCGTTACGTGCGCTGCTTTATCATCAAGGAAACTTGCATAAAAAAGTTGAAGAGCTTAGAGTTAAGCTTGACCGTATTCAGTGTGATATGGATAAAGATCCGTCTAGTCTTACGCTGCGAGAGGAGGAAGCTATTACTAGAAGTGATTTTCAAACCGCGTTGTTAGACGAAGAGAGGTTTTTGAAGCAAAAATCTAAAGTGGACTGGTTAGCGGCCGGGGATATGAATACGGCCTTCTTCCACTCGACACTCAAGAATAGAGTTCACTATAGCCGTATTGAGGTGATTCGTGATGTTCGAGGGAATGTTTATACGGATGAGATGGTTTCGGGAGCTTTTGTTGATCACTATGAGCACTTTTTGGGCTGCCCGGGTAATCCGACTATTAGTCCGACTCCTGATTTGTTCTCTAAAAAGTTAGAGAGGGATGTTGCTCGCCATATGGTCCGTCCGGTTACTCCTGATGAGGTTAAAAGGGCAATGTTCTCCATGGGTTCGGATAAAGCCCCTGGTCCTGACGGGTTTACAGCGGGTTTTTTTAAGAATGCATGGCCTATTGTTGGTGATGAGGTATCAAAAGCTGTTATAGATTTCTTTGCTACAGGGAAACTTTTAAGGGAATTAAACCACACGCTTATTGTTCTTATTCCCAAGACATCCTCGCCATCTGTGGTTACGGACTATCGTCCGATTGCTTGCTGTAATGTGCTATACAAGTGTATTAGCAAGATTGTTGCTGACAGGATCAAAGGAGTGCTTAATGACATTGTGAGTGTCAACCAGTCGGCTTTCGTTCCAGGTAGAAAAATTTCCGATAACATTCTGTTAACTCAAGAGttgatgcataattatcatagaAACATCGGCCCCCCTAAATGTGCGTTTAAAGTGGACATCCAGAAAGCTTACGATACTGTTGATTGGGCGTTTCTAAAGAACATTTTGGTGGGTTTTGGGTTTCATAGCAGCATGGTTCATTGGATCATGGTTTGTGTTTCCACGACCACGTTTTCGGTTTGTATTAATGGTGATGTTCATGGTTTTTTCAAGGGTAAGAGGGGGTTGCGTCAGGGAGATCCTATCTCTCCATATCTTTTTACCCTTGTGATGGAGATCCTCACGGCTATTCTTCAGCAGACGGTAAGGATAGACTCTTCGTTTAAGTTCCATAACAGGTGCGAACGTCAGCAGATTATAAACCTGTGTTTTGCGGATGACTTATTTATTTTCGCTAGGGGCGAGATTGCGTCGGCTAGATGTATAATGAAAGCGCTCAATTCTTTTTCTAAGATGTCGGGTTTGGCGCCTAATGTCCAGAAAAGTACAGTATTTTTCTCTAATGTTCCATCGTTTGTTAAAACTGCTATTCTGAATATAATGCCGTTTATTGAGGGGTCGTTGCCAGTGAGATACTTGGGAGTTCCTCTTATATCGTCTAAGTTATTGTACAAAGACTGCCAGGTGTTGGTGGAGAAGCTTGAAAAACGTATTATGCATTGGAGGAATAAATTACTTTCGTTTGCAGGTAGACTGCAACTTATTACTTCGGTATTGTCTTCTCTGCATGTTTACTGGTCTTCAGTGTTTATCCTGCCTGCTCGAGTCGTCTCTAGCCTGGAAGCTTTGATGCGTAATTTTCTATGGTCTCATGATAGTTCGTTCCAGAGGGGCAGGGCAAAGGTTTCTTGGAATACTGTTTGTGTTCCTAAGTATGAGGGTGGGTTGGGGATTCGTCGTATTGGTGATGTTAATAAGGCCCTTATCTCTGCGCACATATGGAGCATTTTATCTAAACGTGAATCGTTATGGGTTGATTGGGTTCATTCGTACAGGTTACGAGGTAAAAGTTTCTGGGCTTGTAATACCCCTTCTTCTTGTTGCTGGTCGTGGAGGAAAATTATTCAACTTCGGCCGGAAATGAGGAGTTTTGTTTGGGCTGAGATTGGGAATGGTTTATCGACTTCAGCTTGGTTCGACTCGTGGAGCAATATAGGTCCGTTGTTTCAATTTTTTACTCCGAGACAAATTGCAAATGCAGGTTTCAGTTTGGATGCCAAGGTGGCTGATTTATGGTTAAATTCTTCGTGGGGTTGGCCGATTGAGTGGAGACATCGTCTCCCGGCTCTTAATCAGATTGATACTCGATCTATTCAGCCGGCTAAGGAAGACAAGTTTTTGTGGCGTCAAGGGGATCACCTTCATGAGTTTTCAACGGCTCGGGCTTGGGATTCCTTTAGACATCGAGAGGTGGAGGTAGAGTGGTGCCGTATTGTTTGGTTCAGTCAATGCATCCCTCGCCATGCGTTCTTAATGTGGCTTATTATGAGACGTAAGTTACTCACTCAAGATAAGATTTTAAGCTGGGATATCTCGCGGAGAAAAAACATGAACATGATGTGCTGTTTGCTTTGTTACGCAAATCATGATTCTCATAACCATCTGTTCTTCGAGTGTAAATTCTCGGATCAGGTTTGGCACAAAGTTAGACATAAAGCGGGTATGGAGTCGGTTGCTTCTAAGTGGGATGACATTGTTAATTGGCTTGTAACTCGGTCCAGGTCGAAATCAGCTGGAAGCTATGTTGCAAGATTATTGGTAGCCGCCACTGCGTATCTCATTTGGCAGGAGCGTAATGCGAGATTATTCAAGAATGAGTTGAGACCACCAGAAGCTATTATTGATCTTATTTTCCAACAGGTCCGATATAAATTGATGGGAGCGAAGCTAAAGAATTGTGAAAATGTCCGAAGGCTTCTTGGCGAATGGGGAATCATTGGAGTTAACCTTCATGAAGATGGTGGCTGA
- the LOC110881987 gene encoding uncharacterized protein LOC110881987 — translation MVADLISETGQWLWPDAWYDIYPVLINVDIPQLIADVEDRFGWKDLEGKIQHFGSWEVWNNLRYRDDKVTWANAVWFSQCIPRHSFHLWLVIKDKHKTQDRMSVWEAGSATNLQLMCCPLCKYDRDSRDHLFFQCPYASEVWGLVRNMVDMGNVTNTWSSIMQWMETNTNSRTLEHIICKIMVAASMYYIWQERNNRLFSPLQRSAEALSKTITDTVRLRIMGLKIGGQPNYKKIMERWLISKNLEIDPG, via the coding sequence ATGGTTGCTGACCTTATATCTGAGACTGGACAATGGTTGTGGCCTGATGCTTGGTATGATATTTATCCAGTCCTTATAAATGTTGATATCCCTCAACTTATAGCGGATGTGGAAGATCGGTTCGGCTGGAAAGATTTGGAAGgcaaaattcagcactttggaTCTTGGGAGGTTTGGAACAATTTGCGGTATAGAGATGATAAGGTTACTTGGGCTAATGCGGTGTGGTTTTCTCAATGCATTCCTCGTCACTCTTTTCATCTATGGCTAGTTATCAAGGATAAACACAAGACACAAGATAGGATGTCGGTGTGGGAAGCGGGCAGTGCTACTAATTTACAGCTCATGTGCTGTCCTTTATGCAAGTACGATCGTGATTCTAGAGACCATCTATTTTTCCAATGCCCTTATGCGTCTGAGGTATGGGGTCTGGTTAGAAACATGGTAGATATGGGGAATGTAACGAACACCTGGTCATCGATCATGCAATGGATGGAGACCAATACAAACTCAAGAACTCTGGAGCATATTATTTGCAAAATCATGGTAGCGGCGTCCATGTATTATATATGGCAGGAACGGAACAATCGCTTATTCTCTCCTCTTCAACGAAGTGCTGAGGCTCTCTCAAAAACTATCACTGATACGGTTCGGCTTAGGATTATGGGTCTCAAGATTGGTGGGCAACCGAATTATAAGAAGATAATGGAAAGGTGGCTGATCTCGAAGAATTTGGAGATAGATCCGGGTTAA